Within Alphaproteobacteria bacterium, the genomic segment AAAATATAACGGGCGTTGCCAGACCCAAAGAACAAGGACAGGCAATAATTAAAACAGAAATTGCATTAATAAGTGCTTGGTCAACATTCCCATTATATGCCCACCACCCCAAAAATGTACCAAGAGCAATAAAAATAATTACGGGCACAAAAAATGCACTTAACCGATCAATTAATCTTTGGATAGGAATTTTTTGCTGACGTGCCTCTGTCACAAGTTTAATAATATTAAATAATCTTGTCCCTTCTTGAATGGCATCAACTTTAACAGTTAAATGGCCAAATCCATTCAATGTCCCTGCCATGACCTTGTCCCCTATTTTTTTTAAAACAGGAAGATTTTCACCCGTAAGCATAGCTTCATGAATGTCACTTTGGCCTTCAATAATGGTTCCATCCACAGGAATATGGCTTCCTGCTTTAATATAAATTTCTTCATTAATTTTTAATTCTTGCAAAGAAATTGTTACAAGTTCATTGTGACGTTTAACTTCTACTTTATTCGGTTGTAATTGTATTAAAGATTGTACGGCATCATCACTTTGTTTCAATGATTTTTGCTCAATATATTTACCTAAAAGAACAAAGGTTATAATAACAGCTGACGATTCAAAATATAAATGCGTTATGTGCTGTGCATGTATCATCATAACAATTAAATTATACAAGCTTAGCCCAAAAGCAGCTGTCGTACCAAGTACAATCAATGTATCCATTGTAAACATTCTATTTTTTAAGGAAAACCATGCCCCTTTATAAAAAGAACGTCCTATCCAAAACTGAACTGGTAATACCAATATCAATTGAAACCAACCAGGCCACATAAAATTAAAGCCCATCCAATCCATAATCATGGGGGCCACCAGTATCACCATGAATAAAAAGCTAAAAATTAACTCATAAAAATTTTTACGTAATTGATATTGGGAATTTGTTTGATCAGCATTTTCATCTAACGTGGCTTCAAAACCAAGCTTTCGTATAGCTTCTATAATTTTCCAAGGTGTTAATGATTTATTTTTAAGATATAATGTTACCTTATTTTCTATAAAATTTACGTTTACTGATTCAACCAAAGGCAATGTTGATAAATGTTTCTCTATCTTGGTAACACATCCAGCACAACGCATTCCTTGTACTTTAAAAACCATTGGATTCATAATAAATTTAACCTTTAAAAAATTATTCCTTATCTATTATCAACCTTCACCAACGGGTAGGGTCAACATAAATATTTATAAAAAAACCTTGACCTTACCCTAGGGTAATCTATCAAACTATTTATTCAATATTTATTCGGTAATCATATGTCTTTTATTTCACGCAGAACTTTATTAAAATTAGGGATAACAAGCTATATTGGAACTAAGCTGTTTCATCCCCTATATGCACAAACTTCCAACCCTACCTATTTAAATATAGATTATAAAACCCTTGAAATTAAGGGTAAAGCAGCAAAACTGTATGGTCTTTTCCAAAATAACGGAAAAGAAGGATTGTTTTTAAAACAAAACGACGGATTCAATATCCATTTAACAAACAAAATTGAAGAGCCCAGTCTTATTCATTGGCATGGATTAACACCCCCTGCAGCTTTGGACGGGGTCCCCCATCTTTATCAAGATCCACTTTTGCTGAACCAAACTTATCAATATTCTTTCCCTTTAAAAAAATCGGGCACAAATTGGATGCATTCGCATATGGGTATGCAAGAACAATCTTTATTAGCAGCCCCTTTAATTATATATGATGACAAAGATCCCTATAAAAATGTACAAGAAATAATTTACATGATTCATGATTTTAGCTACAAAAAACCTGAAGAACTTTTACACACATTACACCAGCAATCCCCAACCAACCATCAGCATCATCAAAGTGTCATGGATTTACATGATATTGCTTATGATGCCCATTTAGTTAACGATAGAACATTAGATGACCCCCAAATTGTTCCAATTGATAAAGGTGATGTTATTCGCTTACGAATAATTAATGCAGCTTCTTCAACAAATTATTTTATTGATTTAGGATCACTGACAGCAACATTAATTGCAGTTGATGGAATTTCTATTGTACCTTTAAAAGGTAAAATATTCCCGCTTGCTATGGCCCAACGTCTGGATTTAATCATCCATTTACCTAGAGAAGAAGGTAGCTATCCCATCTTGGCAAGATTAGAAGGACAACCAACCCAAACAGGTCTAATTTTAAAGAGCAAATCAAGTTATATCAAAAAAATCCCAGAAACCAATAATAAACCTGCTGATATTGTTGGCATCCAATTAGAACAAAATTTAAAAGCTCTTAATTCTCTAGTCGTTTTTTCTGATCATAAAACTAATACCGCATATTTTACTATTAAATTAATTGGGGACATGGCCCCTTATAATTGGGGATTTGATATCTATAACCACCAAACAAAAGATAATAATTTTCATGTTACACACAATGATTGGGTAGAAATCTTTTTATCCAATCAATCTATGATGTCACATCCTATTCATCTTCATGGTCATCATTTTCAAATATTAGAAATTAATGAAAAGAAAATCCAAGGTGCTGTAAGAGATACAATTTTAGTACCGGCAGGACAAAATATTACCATAG encodes:
- a CDS encoding multicopper oxidase family protein encodes the protein MSFISRRTLLKLGITSYIGTKLFHPLYAQTSNPTYLNIDYKTLEIKGKAAKLYGLFQNNGKEGLFLKQNDGFNIHLTNKIEEPSLIHWHGLTPPAALDGVPHLYQDPLLLNQTYQYSFPLKKSGTNWMHSHMGMQEQSLLAAPLIIYDDKDPYKNVQEIIYMIHDFSYKKPEELLHTLHQQSPTNHQHHQSVMDLHDIAYDAHLVNDRTLDDPQIVPIDKGDVIRLRIINAASSTNYFIDLGSLTATLIAVDGISIVPLKGKIFPLAMAQRLDLIIHLPREEGSYPILARLEGQPTQTGLILKSKSSYIKKIPETNNKPADIVGIQLEQNLKALNSLVVFSDHKTNTAYFTIKLIGDMAPYNWGFDIYNHQTKDNNFHVTHNDWVEIFLSNQSMMSHPIHLHGHHFQILEINEKKIQGAVRDTILVPAGQNITIGFHANNPGVWAFHCHHLYHMVSGMMTHLKYI
- a CDS encoding HAD-IC family P-type ATPase, translated to MNPMVFKVQGMRCAGCVTKIEKHLSTLPLVESVNVNFIENKVTLYLKNKSLTPWKIIEAIRKLGFEATLDENADQTNSQYQLRKNFYELIFSFLFMVILVAPMIMDWMGFNFMWPGWFQLILVLPVQFWIGRSFYKGAWFSLKNRMFTMDTLIVLGTTAAFGLSLYNLIVMMIHAQHITHLYFESSAVIITFVLLGKYIEQKSLKQSDDAVQSLIQLQPNKVEVKRHNELVTISLQELKINEEIYIKAGSHIPVDGTIIEGQSDIHEAMLTGENLPVLKKIGDKVMAGTLNGFGHLTVKVDAIQEGTRLFNIIKLVTEARQQKIPIQRLIDRLSAFFVPVIIFIALGTFLGWWAYNGNVDQALINAISVLIIACPCSLGLATPVIF